A window from Solanum stenotomum isolate F172 chromosome 7, ASM1918654v1, whole genome shotgun sequence encodes these proteins:
- the LOC125869787 gene encoding uncharacterized protein LOC125869787, which produces MPGYAKFMKELVTKKRSLDFDTIEVSHSCSEVMTKELIKKREDPRVLTIPCTIGMLQFARALCDLGESINLMPYSIYKQLGLRETKATSMRLLMADRSIKHLGILYDIVVKVERFIFPAYFVILDCEIDAKIPIILGRPFLATGRALVDVESGELKFWVNEDEETFNVCNSMKHPSDIHVVSTVDVIDKAVTSVSHLMCMSEPLEVVLANYDEFEIHGKEEVVAALLCLGGYSKTPLKLDIDPKT; this is translated from the coding sequence ATGCCGGGATATGCCAAGTTTATGAAGGAGTTAGTCACAAAGAAAAGGAGCTTGGATTTTGACACAATCGAAGTTTCCCATAGTTGTAGTGAAGTTATGACTAAGGAGCTAATTAAAAAGAGAGAAGATCCCAGAGTGTTAACCATCCCTTGCACCATCGGTATGCTCCAATTTGCTAGAGCTCTATGCGATTTGGGAGAAAGCATCAACCTAATGCCATATTCAATCTATAAACAACTTGGGTTGAGGGAAACGAAAGCCACATCAATGAGACTCTTGATGGCCGACCGATCAATTAAACATCTGGGGATACTATACGACATCGTGGTAAAGGTTGAACGATTCATTTTTCCAGCTTATTTTGTCATTCTCGATTGTGAAATAGATGCTAAAATTCCCATCATTTTGGGAAGACCATTCTTGGCAACCGGGAGAGCattggtggatgttgaaagcGGAGAATTGAAGTTTTGGGTGAACGAAGATGAAGAAACCTTTAATGTTTGTAACTCAATGAAACACCCAAGTGATATTCATGTAGTATCCACTGTTGATGTTATTGATAAGGCGGTGACTAGTGTGAGCCATTTGATGTGTATGAGTGAACCACTTGAAGTTGTGCTTgctaattatgatgaattcGAAATTCATGGCAAAGAAGAGGTAGTAGCTGCTCTTTTATGCTTGGGAGGGTATTCAAAGACTCCATTGAAGTTGGACATTGATCCAAAAACTTGA